One genomic window of Polyangium aurulentum includes the following:
- a CDS encoding iron-containing redox enzyme family protein produces MMPQAPNNPDRQSAESALHNLKQAQSEHPFWRNRFFKACAAGQLSKSDFQFFFAQYYLYNSNFTRYLAALMANSDNDYHRARLAENLWEEGGGQETEKRHAEIFRKFLREALEIEIDKIDYLDASRFYVREYLDFCIRSHPAAGSSFLSLGTEGIVSRMYSIMVEGMLKAGIPDDQLTFFKIHIGCDDEHAETLENMMLSYMHTPDWYNTCLSSMNYALSLRHRFFEALYDAIQARRLQGVMSRIQARRSLAPQFPDPNHLRHSTAQRAVPLYESENDRLNVKFTVERVPFKSEIIDTRIVRIPPGKFNEKHKHAHEIVFQVIQGKGRVVVNDSTVEVSAGDTVFVPRWSLHQTQNVGDGELVIMAFTDYGLTRRAYVNEPAPTPRTVRPPEMKAASMEAQAAAGAEE; encoded by the coding sequence ATGATGCCCCAGGCGCCCAACAATCCGGACCGCCAGTCCGCGGAGAGCGCGCTCCACAACCTCAAGCAAGCGCAGTCGGAGCATCCCTTCTGGCGCAACCGCTTCTTCAAAGCGTGCGCCGCCGGGCAGCTTTCGAAGTCGGACTTCCAGTTCTTCTTCGCGCAGTACTACCTCTACAACTCGAACTTCACGCGCTACCTCGCCGCGCTGATGGCCAATTCGGATAACGATTACCATCGCGCCCGCCTCGCCGAGAACCTCTGGGAGGAGGGCGGCGGCCAGGAGACCGAAAAGCGCCACGCAGAGATCTTCCGCAAGTTCCTGCGCGAAGCGCTCGAGATCGAAATCGACAAGATCGATTACCTCGACGCCTCCCGCTTCTACGTGCGCGAATACCTCGATTTCTGCATCCGCTCGCACCCCGCGGCCGGCAGCTCGTTCCTCTCCCTCGGCACCGAGGGCATCGTCTCGCGCATGTACTCGATCATGGTCGAGGGCATGCTCAAGGCCGGCATCCCCGACGATCAGCTCACGTTCTTCAAGATCCACATCGGCTGCGACGACGAGCACGCCGAGACGCTCGAGAACATGATGCTGTCGTACATGCACACGCCCGACTGGTACAACACGTGCCTGTCGTCGATGAACTACGCGCTCAGCCTGCGCCACCGCTTCTTCGAGGCCCTCTACGACGCAATCCAGGCCCGCAGGCTCCAGGGCGTCATGAGCCGCATCCAGGCCCGCCGCTCGCTCGCCCCGCAGTTCCCGGACCCGAACCACCTGCGCCACTCCACGGCCCAGCGCGCGGTGCCCCTCTACGAGAGCGAGAACGACAGGCTCAACGTCAAGTTCACCGTCGAGCGCGTTCCATTCAAGTCCGAGATCATCGACACGCGCATCGTCCGCATCCCGCCCGGCAAGTTCAACGAGAAGCACAAGCACGCCCACGAGATCGTCTTCCAGGTGATCCAGGGCAAAGGCCGCGTGGTCGTGAACGACTCGACCGTGGAGGTGTCCGCCGGCGACACCGTCTTCGTGCCGCGCTGGTCGCTGCACCAGACGCAGAACGTCGGCGACGGCGAGCTGGTGATCATGGCCTTCACCGATTACGGCCTGACCCGCCGCGCTTACGTGAACGAGCCCGCCCCGACGCCGCGCACCGTGCGCCCGCCCGAGATGAAGGCCGCGAGCATGGAAGCCCAGGCCGCCGCCGGCGCCGAAGAATAA
- a CDS encoding DUF4388 domain-containing protein yields the protein MAQRRHRVLIVDDEDGIVLALHRFLYQDNHRYDVLLAKNAEIGRQILRETPIDILVTDVHLPGMSGMDLVCWAAVETPDTRAIVMTAFDVATIRDKAHAVGCLKLMRKPFDLHELRAAILQAMETRDSLLGSLSELSAVDVIQMLCLGRKTTALRIARGQSSGVILIHNGDIVHAVWDNIVGEEAVHEMIAVEDGVFNMAPFPPDFERTINGDYQHILMEGVRKLDEKARDNPGDDEPRPSVRPGRLQMGGGASKDDGWGFDSEPVFTQQQRSPAVTTNARMRLDTLIPAAPPPPRMDPPRAAPEPQRAPEPPPPPAEPVESPEEIRAREKEREVAALMDKGFQALRSGNRDEARKFWQQALELDPGNRRVELNLKKLDQDPNKRY from the coding sequence ATGGCTCAGCGGCGTCATAGAGTCCTGATCGTCGACGACGAGGACGGCATCGTCCTCGCACTGCATCGCTTTCTTTACCAGGACAACCATCGCTACGACGTGCTTCTCGCGAAGAACGCCGAGATCGGCCGCCAGATCTTGCGCGAGACGCCGATCGACATCCTCGTCACCGATGTCCATTTGCCCGGCATGAGCGGCATGGATCTCGTCTGCTGGGCGGCGGTCGAGACGCCGGACACGCGGGCCATCGTGATGACGGCGTTCGACGTCGCGACGATCCGCGACAAGGCGCACGCGGTGGGCTGCCTCAAGCTCATGCGCAAGCCCTTCGATCTGCACGAGCTGCGCGCAGCGATCCTGCAAGCGATGGAGACGCGCGACAGCCTGCTCGGCAGCCTCTCGGAGCTGAGCGCGGTCGACGTCATCCAGATGCTCTGCCTCGGCCGCAAGACGACGGCGCTGCGCATCGCGCGTGGCCAGAGCTCGGGCGTGATCCTCATCCACAACGGCGACATCGTGCACGCCGTCTGGGACAACATCGTCGGCGAGGAGGCGGTCCACGAGATGATCGCGGTCGAGGATGGCGTCTTCAACATGGCGCCCTTCCCGCCCGACTTCGAGCGGACGATCAACGGCGACTACCAGCACATCCTGATGGAGGGCGTGCGCAAGCTCGATGAGAAGGCGCGCGACAACCCTGGCGACGACGAGCCGCGGCCCTCGGTGCGGCCTGGTCGCCTGCAGATGGGTGGCGGCGCGAGCAAGGACGACGGCTGGGGTTTCGACAGCGAGCCTGTGTTCACGCAGCAGCAGCGCTCGCCCGCGGTGACGACGAACGCGCGCATGCGCCTCGACACGTTGATCCCCGCTGCGCCTCCGCCGCCGCGCATGGATCCGCCGCGCGCAGCGCCCGAGCCGCAGCGAGCGCCCGAGCCTCCGCCCCCTCCGGCCGAGCCCGTGGAGTCTCCCGAGGAGATTCGCGCGCGCGAGAAGGAGCGCGAGGTCGCGGCGCTCATGGACAAGGGCTTCCAGGCCCTGCGCTCCGGCAATCGCGACGAGGCGCGCAAGTTCTGGCAGCAGGCGCTCGAGCTCGATCCGGGCAACCGCCGCGTCGAGCTGAACCTGAAGAAGCTCGATCAGGATCCGAACAAGCGTTACTAG
- a CDS encoding two-component system sensor histidine kinase NtrB, with product MRKSSQSRPNVPFYSGTTLLDEIGVGIVLVDEGGEVVVTNRVADDLLTRRSAGAPLLSKIFELAEGEAAADTKQQRSKEHTVEAHDEGGTKSIIGFRLIKSRRLGTIVSLHDVTETERFQAERRQLERLSEVGKACAMVAHEIGNPLAAIKATIQSIEHEAAQAGLGDSLQAVNREIDRLNNMLGQLLGFVRHRPPRRTKAEMPNIVNRARSAAEGRLNGVTFTTRYGQLRPLWVDQDQLQQVLLNLFINAADAMPDGGDLMVYAGIEDERMVLRVEDTGTGIPKEIVEKVFDSFFTTKPTGTGLGLSICYRIVTDHGGMITIGGRSGNVGGTCVTITLPIMTGR from the coding sequence ATGAGGAAGAGCAGCCAGAGCCGCCCCAACGTGCCTTTTTACTCGGGGACCACCCTGCTCGACGAGATCGGGGTGGGCATCGTGCTCGTGGACGAAGGGGGCGAGGTCGTCGTGACGAACCGCGTCGCGGACGATCTGCTCACGCGTCGCTCGGCTGGCGCGCCGCTGCTCAGCAAGATCTTCGAGCTCGCCGAGGGCGAGGCCGCTGCGGATACCAAGCAGCAGCGCTCGAAGGAGCACACCGTCGAGGCGCACGACGAGGGCGGCACGAAGAGCATCATCGGCTTCCGGCTCATCAAGTCGCGCCGCCTCGGCACCATCGTCTCGCTGCACGACGTCACCGAGACCGAGCGCTTCCAGGCGGAGCGGCGTCAGCTCGAGCGCTTGAGCGAGGTCGGCAAGGCGTGCGCGATGGTCGCCCACGAGATCGGCAACCCGCTCGCGGCCATCAAGGCGACGATCCAGTCGATCGAGCACGAAGCGGCGCAGGCGGGCCTCGGCGACTCGCTGCAGGCCGTCAACCGCGAGATCGATCGGCTGAACAACATGCTCGGCCAGCTCCTCGGTTTCGTGCGGCACCGCCCGCCGCGCCGGACCAAGGCAGAGATGCCGAACATCGTCAACCGCGCCCGAAGCGCGGCCGAGGGGCGGCTCAACGGCGTCACCTTCACGACCCGCTACGGGCAGCTCCGGCCGCTCTGGGTCGACCAGGACCAGCTCCAGCAGGTCCTGTTGAACCTGTTCATCAACGCGGCGGATGCGATGCCCGACGGCGGCGACCTCATGGTCTACGCGGGCATCGAGGACGAGCGGATGGTGCTTCGGGTCGAGGACACCGGGACGGGCATCCCCAAGGAGATCGTCGAGAAGGTCTTCGACTCGTTCTTCACGACCAAGCCCACGGGAACGGGGCTGGGTCTATCGATTTGCTACCGGATCGTGACCGACCACGGTGGCATGATCACGATCGGCGGACGGAGCGGCAACGTCGGCGGGACTTGCGTTACGATCACGCTCCCCATCATGACCGGCAGGTAG
- a CDS encoding OmpA family protein, which produces MAPRLAEEQAQQANGGRPEGKGTAQPTTAPKPPAVTSTSVAVAPTPAPVLAPPKPEPTSEPVATAPAATATTEPAVVASAPEPVAPAPQKPQTAPEKPPVVASTDKPSGGIEDILFELDSNLLTLTAKGTLDGVVQKLKANPSLRVHVRGHSDQLGSHEHNVELSRRRAAAVENYLLSKGVPSSRISTEAVGGVKPADSTNTPTAWARNRRVEIEWR; this is translated from the coding sequence TTGGCCCCGCGGCTCGCCGAGGAGCAGGCACAGCAAGCCAACGGCGGACGGCCGGAAGGTAAAGGCACGGCGCAGCCCACGACGGCGCCCAAGCCCCCGGCCGTCACCAGTACGAGCGTCGCCGTCGCGCCGACCCCAGCGCCGGTGCTGGCGCCGCCGAAGCCGGAGCCCACGTCCGAGCCGGTGGCCACGGCTCCTGCGGCGACCGCGACAACGGAGCCCGCGGTGGTCGCATCCGCTCCGGAGCCGGTCGCCCCAGCACCGCAGAAGCCCCAAACTGCGCCGGAGAAGCCGCCGGTTGTCGCGTCCACGGACAAACCATCTGGCGGCATTGAGGACATCCTCTTCGAGCTGGACTCGAACCTCCTGACGCTCACGGCGAAGGGCACGCTCGACGGGGTCGTGCAGAAACTCAAGGCGAACCCGAGCTTGCGCGTGCACGTCCGGGGGCACTCGGATCAGCTCGGCTCGCACGAGCACAACGTGGAGCTCAGCCGGCGGCGCGCCGCCGCCGTCGAGAATTACCTGCTCTCGAAGGGCGTGCCGTCGTCCAGGATCAGCACCGAGGCCGTGGGCGGCGTGAAGCCCGCGGATTCCACCAACACGCCGACGGCTTGGGCCCGCAACCGGCGCGTCGAGATCGAGTGGCGGTAG